Proteins encoded in a region of the Raphanus sativus cultivar WK10039 chromosome 8, ASM80110v3, whole genome shotgun sequence genome:
- the LOC108820599 gene encoding proline-rich receptor-like protein kinase PERK9: MASSGAFLLLTLSMVLVHFSLAQSPMMAPSGSMSMPPMPSGGSPMPMMTPPPMPMMTPPPMPMAPPPMPMAPPPMAMAPPPMSMATPPMSMTPSSSPMSPPTPMAPSPETIPDMASPPMMPGMDSSPSLGPMPPATSSPDSGAFNVRNDVVALSLLIAAHLLLV; the protein is encoded by the coding sequence ATGGCCTCTTCAGGAGCCTTCCTTTTGCTCACATTGTCTATGGTTTTAGTTCATTTCTCTTTAGCTCAATCTCCCATGATGGCTCCTTCTGGCTCCATGTCCATGCCGCCAATGCCTAGCGGCGGCTCTCCAATGCCAATGATGACTCCACCACCTATGCCAATGATGACTCCCCCACCTATGCCTATGGCTCCACCGCCTATGCCTATGGCTCCTCCACCTATGGCTATGGCACCACCACCTATGTCCATGGCAACACCACCTATGTCCATGACTCCATCTTCAAGCCCAATGAGCCCACCAACTCCTATGGCCCCAAGCCCAGAAACAATCCCTGATATGGCTTCACCACCTATGATGCCAGGAATggattcttctccttctctggGACCAATGCCACCGGCAACGTCCTCGCCAGATTCCGGAGCATTCAATGTAAGAAACGACGTCGTAGCACTTTCGTTACTTATTGCAGCTCATTTGCTTCTCGTTTGA